ggaggaggagaggagcccagggcaggagtgaGTGCAGAGCTGAGGCCATGTGCAAGGACAGCATCCTGACATGGGACACGGGAGCAGCTACGTCGCGATGTCGTGGTCACGTCTTGGCAGCCGCAGGAGGAAGGTCTGCAGGGAGCCGCTGCGTGGGAAACCTGCCCGCTCCTTCTTCTGCTTCCAGGTCTCCTCTTCCACGGAGTAGAGGAGCGTCAGCATCTTGTTGACAGTGTAGATGGTGTCACCCCTGACAATGGCGGTGAAGAGAGCTCCCTTGCTGTTCATGAACTGCCCGGGCAGGGCGCTCCACTGCCGGGACGTCAGGTTGAAGCAGTCGATGACACAGCGCAAGAAGTCGTCGTAGGGGCCGTTGCGCATGACGTAGAGGTTGTCACGATGGGCCACCATGCAGTGCCCGTAGCTCTGGTGCCGCTTGAGCTCGGTGACGGGAAGCCACACGTCTTGCTGGGTATCATACTCATAGATGACAGTGGTGTCCAGTGGCTGCCACAAGCAAACAAAGATCTGCCCCAAGGCTTGGGCACAGGGCGCTGCCGTGCTCGGTTGCGGCAGGTCAGAGACGAAGgtccaggtgctggaggccaGGTCGTACCTCTCCACGGACTTGAGCGAGATCTTCTCGTACTCACCACCAATGGCGTAGAGGTAGCCCTCGTGGCCCACCAGCCTGACGTCGTAGCGCAGCTGGTGAGGGCTGGGGAACTCGCTCCAGGTGTTGGCATCAGCATCGTAGCAGAAGCTGCTCTCCACCACCTGCTTGTTGGCCCCGTAGACGCCGCCCACGATGTAGATCTTGTTATCCATGGTTGCCATGCCGGCTAGGAATGTGCTGGCACTCAGCGGAAGGCAGGAGAGGGTCCTCCATGTGTTGGTCTCCTCGTCCAGGTAGCAGATGGTCCTGGAGAGGTCCTCCAAGAACTCGAAGGTGGGTGTGtgggctcccactgccacaaaggtgctggggaggagggctTCCACATAGGCCAGCAGGTCATCAGAGAGGCAGTCCAGGTACTCCTCCAGCTCAGCGTAGCTGTCCCTGATGTAGAGTGCGGCACAGTGGAAGAGATCCAGGAGGCCGAATATGGCAGCGGCTTGGTACAGCAGGATGCAGTTGTCAGAGTTGATGGAGTGGATCAGGTACTTGGCCAAGGGCTTCACCTGCAGGAAGGCAGCACATTCCACTGCCTGGAAGGTCTCCTCACTGCCAAGGATGGGCCTCTCGCCCGCCAGCACCCGCAGCATGGCGAGGAACCCGGCTGCACTCAGCTCCCCCAGGCCGATCTCCTCCTGCGTGCTCTCCCTCATGCCCGAGCGGAAGAGGGCACGGAAGTACTCGCTGCTCTCCACCAGCAAGGCCTTCTCCACCGAGAATGACTGCTCCTCCACCCGGATACGCACCCGCTCCGGGGGTCCTGCCTGGGAACCTTCCTCCTCCGGGGTCATCCTCGCCTGGGAcctcagcagctctcaggggTGGGGGAGCACCCGATGCCCCTCTGTGCCGCGCCCCTGCGCAGCCCCCTCGGCCTTCTCCAGCCTTTGATGCCTTTGCTGAGCTGCCCGGTGGCCTTGTAATATAAATACCTTGGGCTAAAGATAGCTGAGCTCGTGACCAGGGCCCTTCAAAGGCATGCACCAGGCTCAGCTGACCCCCAAGCTCAGGCAGGGTTCCAGTGTCACCAGCCAGCACTGGGCACGGCAGAGGTGCCTGGATATCCCATGGAATACGCCCAGCCACTCAGGAGAAACCAGGTTTTGCTTTCTCCACTCTCAAGCATCCTTCTTATGATGCCCTACGGAACAGTCCCCAGCCTGTGGGAGGGCAACACACTTGCATGGCTGGGAAGAACATCTGGCcacagtgggtttttttccctttaaaatgtGGAGTTTACAGCCCAAGGAGGTAAACAACATCAGCAAATCCCATTGCCACCCAGCTCAGCCATGGGAAGGGAGCTTGGCTGTTCCTCAAGTGTTACTATGGGCAGAGAGAGACCTTCTTTTGTGACCCTCTCCATGGCAGCAGCATCTGCaacatccatcccagctgcaAGGAGCCATAAGCCAGCCTGTGCTTCACCTGGGGATCTCAAGGTGAGAAAAAGGAAGTGCAGCAACCTCTTCTCACCAAAAACCTCCCCTCTGGCCTCAGGGCTTGCTCAGCTCCCCGTAATACTTGGCTGTGGGAAGAGATAAACCCCTGTTTACTGACACAGAGCTTGACAGTGAGGAAAAGTGTTATTTGTGGCACATCACTTGTTAGTGTGCTAATCACAGATTTTTCTGGCTAGAAATCCCATTTCAGCTCCGCCATGGGGTGCCAAGGAAGGCTGACAACAGGGCTCACTTGGGGGCTCCTTCCTGGATCTCCCCATCACTACCTGTGATTAGTTTGCAgctggtgttttgttttgatgaATAATTTAACCTGAGCAGCTCATCCTGTTGAAGGTCTATTTTCTGCTCCCTCCTTAACCCCTtcatcccagcagctgggaactTTCCAGGCAGTGCATGATGGCAAAGCTGTTGCCTCAGGATCATGGCCACAGCGGGTTCCCCCAAAAATCCAAGTTTAGGGAAGAACAGAAGAATTTTGCACTTACACCACTGTCATTGATCCTCATGGATATCCAGCTTAAAATACCATGTTTAGTTCCAATTGCTTTTAAGCGCCCTAGACCTGTGACCAAAGGGGGTCTGGGGTAAAGGGTCCTCAGAGGAGCTCTGCTTCCCGCAGGGGAGTTATCCCTGTGATCCccatcctccccatccctggggtttGCAGGGGCTTCCACACTCCCAGACTATTTTGGGAGGCTTAAAAATACCCTGCCTGTATTAACGGGCAATATTCCCAAGGGCGCAGCAGCCCCGCACGGCCGCGGAGCAGCCTCGGCCCCCCCGCAGTCCCTCGGGGCCGGCCCTGGGGCCGCATCCTGTGCTCCCGGGCATCGAGCCCTATTCCAAATGGCTGTGATCGCCATGACAACGCTGACTTCAGCCTCCGCCACCCACTCGGGCTCAGAGCCGCTGGGTGCCGGCTGATGGATTGGTACGGGCACTGGTGAGTACTCCCCGGGCTCCCTCTTCCTCTTGGCACCGAGGCTTTTGGGTGGCAGAAGGGAATTTCTCTCCCTCGAAAGCCTCTGCCGGCAGGAGAAGGTGTCAGTGCTTGGTTGTGTCCGAAGGAGCCGGGCAGTGGCTGCACGGGCAGCTCCGggtctgctcctgcctgccGGAGCTGGGATGAGTGCGCCGGCCTCAGCCGGGACAGACGGACCGGGCTTGGGCTTGCCGGGGCACGGCGAGATGCTGCGCGTTTAGGAAGGTACCGGGACACGGCGAGGTGGCCGCCAAGCCGAGGCACGGCAGGTCTGGGACCCGGGGGTCCCTGCCCGAAGCCGGGGCAGCTCGGGGTGCCGCGTGTGCTCTGCCGCGGGGACCGTCCCCGGGTGGCCGGGGCAGCGTGTCCGGCCCCGCGGCGTGGCAGCTTTCCTTACAAGGAGTTTGGCTGGAGCCCGAGCAGCGGGAGCCGCGCTCGCCTCCGCCTGCCTCATTCATCGCAGCCCCGGCCGTGCAGGGGCCgctgctgccccggccccgcgctcACGGAGAGCCCCGCGTCCCCTCCGGCCGTGGGTTTTAAGGTGGGAGGCTGcgtttctcttctctttctggGGTGTGAGGGgtgggcagagggctggggTGTCCTTCTCTTTCGGTGGGGTGCTGGCCGCCACTGTGGGATGAGGATGCCAGCCAGCCTCGGGATGCGGATGGAGGAGAGGGGATCTCCcaccctggtgctgctgagcccttctttcccccaggctggggcacCCGCGAGCCAGGCAGTGAGAAGGTCCCCATCCGACGGGGCAGCGGGTGCTCCACGTTCCCCCGCTCTGTCCCGCAGGGCCGAGGATGTCCTCGATGTTCGGCAAACCCCGAGGCAGCAGCGAGCGGCCGCCCCAGAGCGCCCTCCCCGAGTGCAACGTGGCCATCCTGGGGTGCAGAGGGGCCGGCAAGTCAGGTGAgacgggcagggcagggcatcGGGGAGCTGCCGCCAGGGGACACCTGCCTCACCTGCCTCTTtcacctcctgcagctctgaccGTGAAGTTTCTAACCAAGAGGTTCATCAGTGAATATGATCCCAACTTGGGTAAGGCACGTTCTTATCCCATGGAGCATCCTTCCCATCTCCCATGTCTTCCATTAATttaggggaaagaaaaaaacagcccacccaaaattatataaaaaacaacaagaagGGCTGGATTTGACCCAAAACCATGTGTGAAAACAGGTGAAAGCAGTGCCCTCTCTGGGGGGACTTCCCATGGGAATGTTGGCTCCTCGCATtgcccccaaaaaaccaaaagctgACTTCTTGAGGCTCTTTGAGGAGCATCTCATGTCTGTTGGGCagggaaaaggctgaggaattGAGGACGGGTGCACAGCAGGCAACCCTGGGGCTGAGTTTTGCAGTGAGCAGttctgggtatttttttttccactcattTGAGTAATTAATAACTATTTTCCTAGGCCTGACTCCAGGCTGTGGGGAAGAACCATAAGTGATTTATCGGGGACATTAAGGAGATATGGACATTGTCCAAGAACCAACTCCAGCCGCTAATAATTCAGTGACTCTTAGAAAGAAGGataaatcctttcttcctcaGATATTTTTGGGAATGTGGTTTTATCTTCCCACGTCAAAACCTTTCCGAAACGCATCGGTTAAAAGCTGGCCCAAAGAAAGCATCtttctcctgggggaatggcacaacggctctccctgcctgccctccttcCAAAAGAAAGGACTACTCCTCTCGCTTGATTTATTGGGAAACAGTCCCATGTCAAGCCCCCAGCTCGCTTTATCTCATCAGGCCGTGGCTTTTAGAtaagggctgagccctgggtgCAGCGATTGTTGTGCCaagctccttcccctccctccttctcctgtGGGAGCCCACGCTTGCAGCACATGGGGAGAAATAACTGCTCCTAGCCAGGCTTGCCCAGCAACATCACCACCAGTCCCCCAAAATAATGTTGTCTCAGGAAGGAGTAAGGTGGGAGGCATTGGTGGAGGATGCTCCTCATCAGGGCTGAAATTTTTCCATGGTATCCCAAGCATCCTGGGCTTTGCTTGGCTTTGAAGAAGACAGGATGTGCCAGCCCATCCTTACAACCACCCTTCTTCTTGCAGAGGACACCTACTCCTCGGAGGAGCTGGTGGaccagcagcctgtgctcctgAAGGTGATGGACACTGCTGACCAGGTAAGGCATTGGGGGTGTGCTGACCAGCCAGACCATGGCTGGACCACGACTGGACTGGAgctcagccactcctcccacACCAGGATGGCCCCGGGAACTGCGAGCGCTACCTGTGCTGGGCCAGCGCCTTCCTGGTTGTCTACAGCATCGACAGCAGGAAGAGCTTCGAGGGCTGCCAGCGCTACCTGGAGGTGCTCGCCCTGCACGCGCGGGGCTGCCAGCGCCGCTGCCCCGTGCTCCTGCTGGGAAACAAGCTGGACATGGAGCAGTACAGGTACCGGGCACGCGGTAAGGctgcctgctccccagggaGAGAGCTCGcacatccccatccctcctgctgggATGCAAAACCCAAATCTGATTTCTTCACGGGTATTTCCACTCCCATTAGTATTTGAACATCCTCCCACATCCCTGAAtttcctgccccagggctgaTGTGTTTATTTTGAGCCTGTTGGTATTTTCAGTAGGATGTTTTTTGGCTGAGTGGCGAGGCAGCGTCaccctccctggcagggcttGAGCCAGAGAAGCCCCTCTGGACATGCCCTTCCTTTCCCTGGAGCCCTGTAgttccagccccactgccaggaCTGGATGTGCCCAATATGTTTTTCTGGCcttttgtgctgctctgtggtcCCACGGGCCCCTGAGTCACATGCATTGCTGGAGCCATCATGCTCTCAGGATGGAGGTATCCCCCTCCCCACAGCAAGGACCTgccccatctcctcctccctgcttccCAGTGCACTGTCATCACACCCACCCCTGGGTCGCTGGAACACATCCCTACCAGGAGAAGCTGTGTGATTCCCCAGGGACACTAAGAGGCCATTACTCTGGCATTTTGGGAAAAGCAGAACTCTTTTAGATTCatgtcccagggcagggatgggcaggtgCTACCTTGGTGCTCTCTGGGAAGGAGGTGTGGGATGCATGATGTGTTACCTGCACCTTTTTCGGGTGGCTGCCGTGCCCCAAGGGATCCTGCACCCATCCCCTCTGCTCTCGCCAGGCAGGTGCTCTCAGCAGAAGGGATGTCCCTCGCCAGCAGGTTCGGGTGCCTCTTCCATGAGGTGTCGGCATGCCAGGACTTCGCTCGGGTGCAGCACGTGTTCCACGAGGCCGTGCGGGAGGTGCGGCGCCAGGCAGAGTGGAGCCTCCCCGTGCGGCCGCTCTTCATCTCCGAGGAGCGGCCCTGCCCGCCCGTGGCCACGCCCGTGGCCCTGCCCACCCACCACAGCTTGGCCACCTGCACCTTCAACACCCTCGCCCCCGTCAACTACAAGGAGATGCCCTCGGTGGCCCAGGCCAAGCTGGTCACCGTCAAGTCCTCGCGAGCTCAGAGCAAAAGGAAGGCTCCCACGCTCACCTTGCTGAAAGGCTTCAAGATATTTTAGGACACGTCcctgtgggctgcagagagggaggagagagaCCCTCATCCATCCCCCCACctccacaggagctgggacCTTCCATGATGGACTCACGGCCCTGCAGCAGCCGCTGGCACACGGCAGCCCTGGTCTCTGTGCTGGGGCAAAGCCAGCAGTGCCAACCTGGCAAGCAGGCAAAGTGCCAAGGGTCTGACATGGGCTGTGGCATCgctgtgcctgcccctgcccggTGTTTGTCCCCTGTCCTGCCACTGCCACTGTGGCCAGCCCAGTTTTCTGTGAGGATGCAGCAGCTTCCAGAGGAGCCAGAGCTGTTGGATACCATTGGGACAGGAAGGGACAACTCCACGGCCACCAGCCAGCTTGGGCACCTGGCTCACAACTACAGGAGCCAGGAATGAGGAACTAATCATTAATCCAGCATGGATTAATGGAATCCATCCATTAATGGAATGGAACCCATCTCGTTCATCCCACAGGTCCCCGACTAAGCAATAAGTaggagaaaattttattttttttaaatccagatAAAAAAGGTGCAGATAATGTTTCAGCTGCTTAAAGGCCTCAGGTGGCCTGTAACCCATATCCACACATCAAGCTAAGTCACACcaaaattgctgcttttttgcTCAGCTTTTTACACTATAGCATCCCTTTCCAAAGGCTTTGCAAAGAGATGCTTTGCTGACAAGGACATGGTCTGCAAAGTCTGTGTTTAAAAGACTGATGTATTTCCAATAATGTCCTAAATTATTTCATGGTTTCTATGCATGCCCAGTGAAGGACACAAAGGGAATCCTGGAGCAGACCAGGCTCTACCTGTGCCTGAGCCAGGGTCAAGGGCTGGATGTTTGGTTTCAGGTGCTCTATCAGATTAAATGTTCTGCTTCTCCCTGGAGTTTGCAGTTACTTTGCAGAGTAAAATATCCATGTGTATATTTGTACATATAgccatataaatatatatatatgaccTTACTGACAGATTCAATATGGCATTTTGATCAACCACTTTggaaagtattttaataaaagaggactctgaaaagaataaaaatgtctcAGCTTCAGTGTTGCTGTTTTCCTGATGGGAAGTGAGGCTGCTTTCCCTGGCTGACTGCAGGCCAAGCTTCCCACTTACTTCCCTGGCTCAGGTCAAACCTGTTTGCAGCACctgagggaggagaggaagCTGGCACTGGAGGGAAGGCTGGAAGCAGCCAGAGCAGTGGGGGAACACCAGCCAGGCAGGAGATGAGCCCAGGGCCCCTCCTGCAGGTGCAACTCTGCTGCTTTCTTGTTTCACACTTTtctttctccaggctaaactgcatttttaaactGGCACCTCTGCGAATTGAGACATTCTGATACCTTCCTTAAGGCCTAAATGGGCTGACTCCAGCTGCCACTATATGGCCTCCTCAGACGTCTCTGTGTACAGGGATGTGACAGTCCCATCTTTCCACTGCACCATCACGTCCCCTGGTCTCTggggccctggctgctgctttagtgGCTCAGCCAGGTTGTATTCCTGCACAGGCATCAGGGCTTGCTTGGCATCGAGGTCAGCTTCCTGTGTGGGTTGTGCTGTTTCTCCGTTCACaaggattttccttttcctgcagggaaGGCACAACAAGGACACACGAAGTGAAGCAGCAAGCCCAGCCCACATCTGAGGGCACCAACCCCGGTGAGAGTCACAGCCATCAATTTACACCGTGTTCCTGGAACACGCCAGCTGCTTGTGGGCAAGCGCCGCCAGGTGAGCTGTGCCAGGTAAGCGCTCTGAAGTGTTTGAGCACACACGGCTGTGCGATTCTCACTAGGAGAGCGCCCAGCTCCTGACGCCAGGAGCAGCACGCAGCCAGCCGTCACTAGAGGGAGAGCGAGGCAGGCTCGCAGCCTTAGCGCTTCTCTCATCTGACACAGTGCTACGTTTTCGTGCCCTAGCAAACAGCGAGTTGCTCCTCAGCTGTGGGATTGTGCAGCCACTGGGGAGCTGTGTGGGGAT
The Melospiza georgiana isolate bMelGeo1 chromosome 13, bMelGeo1.pri, whole genome shotgun sequence genome window above contains:
- the KBTBD13 gene encoding kelch repeat and BTB domain-containing protein 13, with translation MTPEEEGSQAGPPERVRIRVEEQSFSVEKALLVESSEYFRALFRSGMRESTQEEIGLGELSAAGFLAMLRVLAGERPILGSEETFQAVECAAFLQVKPLAKYLIHSINSDNCILLYQAAAIFGLLDLFHCAALYIRDSYAELEEYLDCLSDDLLAYVEALLPSTFVAVGAHTPTFEFLEDLSRTICYLDEETNTWRTLSCLPLSASTFLAGMATMDNKIYIVGGVYGANKQVVESSFCYDADANTWSEFPSPHQLRYDVRLVGHEGYLYAIGGEYEKISLKSVERYDLASSTWTFVSDLPQPSTAAPCAQALGQIFVCLWQPLDTTVIYEYDTQQDVWLPVTELKRHQSYGHCMVAHRDNLYVMRNGPYDDFLRCVIDCFNLTSRQWSALPGQFMNSKGALFTAIVRGDTIYTVNKMLTLLYSVEEETWKQKKERAGFPRSGSLQTFLLRLPRRDHDIAT
- the RASL12 gene encoding ras-like protein family member 12 isoform X2 — protein: MSSMFGKPRGSSERPPQSALPECNVAILGCRGAGKSALTVKFLTKRFISEYDPNLEDTYSSEELVDQQPVLLKVMDTADQDGPGNCERYLCWASAFLVVYSIDSRKSFEGCQRYLEVLALHARGCQRRCPVLLLGNKLDMEQYRYRARGRCSQQKGCPSPAGSGASSMRCRHARTSLGCSTCSTRPCGRCGARQSGASPCGRSSSPRSGPARPWPRPWPCPPTTAWPPAPSTPSPPSTTRRCPRWPRPSWSPSSPRELRAKGRLPRSPC
- the RASL12 gene encoding ras-like protein family member 12 isoform X1; the encoded protein is MSSMFGKPRGSSERPPQSALPECNVAILGCRGAGKSALTVKFLTKRFISEYDPNLEDTYSSEELVDQQPVLLKVMDTADQDGPGNCERYLCWASAFLVVYSIDSRKSFEGCQRYLEVLALHARGCQRRCPVLLLGNKLDMEQYRQVLSAEGMSLASRFGCLFHEVSACQDFARVQHVFHEAVREVRRQAEWSLPVRPLFISEERPCPPVATPVALPTHHSLATCTFNTLAPVNYKEMPSVAQAKLVTVKSSRAQSKRKAPTLTLLKGFKIF